A genomic stretch from Coregonus clupeaformis isolate EN_2021a chromosome 23, ASM2061545v1, whole genome shotgun sequence includes:
- the LOC121536645 gene encoding gap junction gamma-1 protein: MSWSFLTRLLDEISNHSTFVGKIWLTLLIVFRIVLTAVGGESIYYDEQSKFVCNTHQPGCENVCYDAFAPLSHIRFWVFQVIMITTPTIMYLGFAMHKIARMDDDEYRPRGKSMPMVSLGTNRNYEEAEDNGEEDPMISEEIELEKKEKPSKKHDGRRRIKRDGLMKVYVFQLLSRAAFEVSFLFGQYILYGLEVSPSYMCTRSPCPHTVDCFVSRPTEKTIFLLIMYAVSALCLLFTVLEILHLGYSGIRDCYCRPRPRPPTPHQLASQRPSLSGRQVPTAPPGYNTALKKDPKGMRLDYNLGDSGRESFGDEASQRELERLRRHLKLAQQHLDLAYQNEDNSSTSRSNSPESNGTAVEQNRLNFAQEKQSSTCEKGLRA, encoded by the exons ATGAGCTGGAGTTTCCTGACGCGTCTCCTGGACGAGATATCCAACCACTCTACCTTTGTGGGCAAGATCTGGCTCACGCTGCTCATCGTCTTCCGCATTGTGTTGACTGCTGTGGGAGGCGAGTCCATCTACTACGATGAACAGAGCAAGTTTGTGTGCAATACCCACCAACCCGGTTGCGAGAATGTGTGCTACGACGCCTTTGCACCGCTCTCGCACATCCGCTTCTGGGTCTTCCAGGTGATCATGATCACCACCCCCACCATCATGTACCTGGGCTTCGCCATGCACAAAATCGCCCGCATGGACGACGATGAGTACAGGCCCCGCGGGAAGAGTATGCCCATGGTGAGCCTAGGGACCAACCGGAACTACGAGGAGGCGGAGGACAATGGCGAGGAGGACCCCATGATCTCGGAGGAGATCGAgttggagaagaaggagaagccTAGCAAGAAGCATGACGGGCGCCGGCGCATCAAGCGCGACGGCCTCATGAAGGTGTACGTGTTCCAGCTGCTGTCGCGTGCTGCTTTCGAGGTCTCCTTTCTGTTCGGCCAGTACATCCTCTACGGCCTGGAGGTGTCTCCCTCGTACATGTGCACGCGCTCACCCTGTCCACACACAGTGGACTGCTTCGTGTCGCGTCCCACGGAGAAAACCATCTTCCTGCTCATCATGTATGCGGTGAGTGCCCTCTGTCTGCTCTTCACCGTGCTGGAGATCCTCCACCTGGGTTATAGCGGCATACGGGACTGTTACTGCCGCCCTCGTCCTCGCCCCCCAACTCCCCACCAACTGGCCAGTCAGCGTCCCTCACTAAGTGGCCGCCAGGTACCCACAGCTCCTCCGGGCTACAACACAGCGCTGAAGAAGGACCCCAAGGGCATGCGATTGGATTACAACCTGGGCGACTCGGGCCGTGAGTCGTTTGGGGACGAGGCGTCTCAGCGGGAGCTGGAGAGGCTAAGAAGGCATCTGAAGCTGGCCCAGCAGCACCTGGACCTGGCCTACCAGAATGAGGACAACAGCAGCACGTCACGGAGCAACAGCCCAGAGTCCAACGGGACGGCCGTGGAGCAGAACCGCCTCAACTTTGCCCAGGAGAAGCAAAGCAGCACCTGCGAGAAAG GTTTACGAGCATAA
- the LOC121536644 gene encoding lactase-phlorizin hydrolase, whose protein sequence is MQLKHALYAHANVYHLYHHLFPGQGRHVSIGVRASDVPILYQSEATIKESLDFLSVQIEYNCTSKSNLAEEMRRLQKANGQIPIVIYKMNIKGCSFSQFQPLSNILEVLQNGVLQIQGCDMVDLFGELDLVDTLNSLSDHTGDALSVNYKSVWDKFGTQTISQRDIFLNESFPDGFQWATSSESFKVEGGWSEHGKGETIWDRFGHEHQAFENQTADLACDSYHKVDYDVYLLRGLLVKTYQFSISWARIFPSGHWGSHSEKGALYYDSLINSLIEAGIEPAVTLHHWDLPQALQDYGGWTNVSIAEAFKEYADFCFFRFGDRVRTWNTFSSPWVISHAGYGTGQHPPGIKNYVVASYQVTHNMLKSHAEAWHVYNDKYRKDQGGKVGIALDSIWAEPPSSSSKPEDVVAADRYLQFTLGWFAHPIFVDGDYPALLKSQIEQKRRDCSLSVPAILPFFTAAESKRIRGTADFLGLNHYTSRLVNASDGGCVPGPEGVGDFKAHVDHAWPSTASDWIHSAPWGLRRLLNYVSAEYLNVTKVPVYITGNGMPTGYSGDTINDTERTEYLRGYINEALKAINLDGVDVQRFTVQSLMDGFEGPKGYSQRFGLHYVNFEDSDRPRTPKQSAYFYSDVIKRNGFADTRERSPQQEPKFQTIMRQPTLPPSEVPSRSKVVWEKFSSQSNFQRKLYHYGTFPKGFQWGVTSSAYQIEGGWNVDGKGASVWDTFTHKPGSITEDANGDIACDSYHRLEEDLYMLRALRVKSYLFSLSWSRIFPDGRRTSLNQKGVNYYNRLINGLLAYNITPMVTLYHWDLPQALQDLDGWDNIQMVEIFNDFCDFCFSTFGKQVKFWLTFNQPYTIAWSGYGLGQIPPNVRKPGDAPYRVAHNLLKAHATVYHTYDKKYRKSQGGLVSIALNADWAEPKDVNNPREVMAADRALQFQLGWFAHPIFKTGDYPDAMKWQVGNKSELQGLPGSRLPLFTNDDKAYIRGTADVFCINTYTTKVIRQVTARLSPQSYIDDRDIGEEEEGDSPTTAIKGQRAVAWGLRRLLNWIKEEYGDPEIYVTENGVPTAPKTTVDDTDRIFYYKTYIDEALKAHDLDGVKVRGYSASSLMDSFEWLNGYTVGFGLHHVDFTHPSRPRTPKRSAHYYYQVMRDNGFPQSEDGTPIYGNFRKDFIWSTATASYQIEGGWRADGKGLSIWDKFAHTPLRVLNDDTGDIACDSYNKVEEDVAMLRRLKVTHYRFSISWSRVLPDGTTKNINEAGLNYYHRLVDALLTANIQPHITLYHWDLPQALQDVGGWENDSIIDRFREYADFIFTHLGDKVKFWITINEPYNVANIGHGYGAAAPGISFRPGTLPYIVGHNLIKAHAEAWHLYNDNYRTKQGGIISITINSDWSEPRNPYKQEDVEAARRVVQFYIGWFAHPIFNGDYSDIMKKIIRERSLAAGLSKSRLPEFSPAEIQRVKGTYDYFGFNHYTTVLAFPVEYGNLQHYDADRGAGTIADRTWLDSGSGWLKVSPFGFRKILNFIKEEYGDPPIIITENGISARGPVDLNDVHRIHYYENYINQVLKAYLLDGVDIRGYTAWSLMDNLEWATGFSERFGLFYVNRSDSKLPRVAKNSVARYATIITCNGFPDPTVGPHECLNPEPEGTSAPSTTLPILPVENVSFLGMELSSGNAEVALYSVFALAITGVLSVIAVTYLYRKSDRPSVESVRMERL, encoded by the exons ATGCAGCTAAAACATGCCCTCTATGCCCACGCCAACGTGTACCACCTCTACCATCACCTGTTTCCTGGCCAAG GGAGGCATGTGTCGATTGGAGTAAGGGCCAGTGATGTTCCCATCCTTTACCAAAGTGAGGCTACCATTAAG GAGTCCCTAGATTTCCTGTCAGTGCAAATTGAATACAACTGCACCTCTAAATCAAACCTGGCAGAGGAGATGAGAAGATTACAG AAGGCGAATGGGCAGATACCCATTGTGATTTACAAGATGAATATCAAGGGCTGTTCCTTCAGTCAGTTCCAGCCACTCAGTAACATCCTGGAAG TTCTGCAAAATGGGGTCCTGCAAATTCAGGGATGTGACATGGTTGACTTGTTTGGGGAGCTGGATTTGGTGGACACTCTGAATAG TCTTTCAGACCACACTGGGGATGCACTGTCAGTAAACTACAAGAGCGTGTGGGATAAGTTTGGAACTCAGACCATTTCCCAGCGGGACATCTTCCTGAATGAGTCTTTTCCTGATGGCTTCCAGTGGGCCACTTCCAGTGAGTCCTTTAAAGTCGAGGGTGGCTGGTCTGAGCATGGGAAGGGTGAGACCATTTGGGACCGCTTTGGCCATGAGCACCAAGCCTTTGAGAATCAGACTGCTGACCTGGCTTGTGACAGTTACCATAAAGTGGACTATGACGTCTACCTCCTGAGAGGTCTCCTTGTCAAAACCTACCAGTTCTCTATCTCCTGGGCCCGCATTTTCCCCTCTGGCCACTGGGGGAGCCACTCTGAGAAAGGCGCGCTTTACTATGACAGCCTGATCAACTCGCTGATAGAGGCGGGTATAGAACCTGCTGTGACGCTGCACCACTGGGATCTTCCCCAGGCACTCCAGGACTATGGAGGCTGGACCAATGTTTCCATTGCAGAAGCCTTTAAAGAATATGCCGACTTCTGCTTCTTCAGGTTTGGAGATAGGGTTAGGACCTGGAACACCTTCAGTAGCCCCTGGGTGATTAGCCATGCTGGGTATGGTACTGGTCAGCATCCCCCTGGAATAAAGAACTATGTGGTTGCCTCCTACCAG GTGACTCACAACATGCTCAAGTCCCACGCTGAAGCCTGGCATGTTTACAACGACAAGTACCGAAAGGACCAGGGAGGCAAAGTAGGCATTGCCCTGGACTCCATCTGGGCTGAGCCTCCAAGCTCTTCCTCCAAGCCTGAAGACGTAGTGGCTGCAGACCGCTACCTGCAGTTCACGCTGGGATGGTTCGCCCATCCCATTTTTGTGGATGGGGACTATCCGGCCTTGCTGAAGTCTCAGATTGAGCAGAAAAGGCGGGATTGTTCCCTCTCTGTGCCTGCCATACTGCCTTTCTTCACTGCAGCAGAGAGTAAGCGAATTCGCGGAACGGCAGATTTCCTGGGGCTGAACCACTACACCTCTCGTCTGGTCAACGCCAGTGATGGTGGCTGCGTGCCTGGACCAGAGGGTGTGGGAGACTTCAAAGCTCATGTGGACCACGCCTGGCCTTCTACAGCGTCTGACTGGATCCACTCTGCACCCTGGGGCCTCCGTAGGCTGCTCAACTATGTCTCCGCAGAGTATCTGAATGTCACTAAGGTTCCCGTCTATATAACTGGAAATGGGATGCCCACAGGGTATAGCGGGGACACTATCAATGACACAGAGCGTACAGAGTACTTGAGGGGCTACATCAACGAAGCACTGAAAG CAATCAATCTGGATGGAGTGGACGTGCAGCGGTTCACTGTGCAGTCACTGATGGACGGTTTTGAGGGACCAAAGGGCTACAGCCAAAGGTTTGGTTTGCACTATGTCAACTTTGAAGACTCTGACAGGCCCAGAACCCCAAAGCAGTCAGCCTATTTCTACTCTGATGTTATCAAGAGAAATGGGTTTGCTGATACAAGAGAAAGAAGTCCACAACAAGAACCGAAGTTTCAAACCATTATGCGTCAACCCACTTTGCCCCCGTCCGAGGTTCCCTCCAGATCCAAGGTTGTCTGGGAGAAGTTCTCCAGTCAGTCCAATTTCCAGAGGAAGCTCTACCATTACGGCACCTTTCCAAAGGGCTTCCAATGGGGAGTGACATCCTCAGCCTATCAGATAGAAGGTGGCTGGAATGTTGACGGAAAGGGTGCAAGTGTATGGGATACCTTCACCCACAAGCCTGGCAGTATTACCGAAGATGCCAATGGTGACATAGCCTGTGACAGTTACCACCGGCTAGAGGAAGACTTGTACATGCTTAGGGCCCTTAGGGTTAAGTCCTACCTATTCTCCCTGTCCTGGTCCAGGATCTTTCCCGATGGTCGGCGCACTTCCTTGAACCAGAAGGGTGTTAACTACTACAACAGGCTTATTAATGGCCTACTAGCTTATAACATAACCCCCATGGTGACACTCTACCACTGGGACCTCCCCCAGGCCCTGCAGGACCTTGATGGCTGGGACAACATTCAGATGGTTGAGATCTTCAACGACTTCTGTGACTTCTGCTTTTCCACCTTTGGGAAGCAAGTAAAGTTTTGGTTGACCTTCAACCAACCCTATACAATTGCATGGTCAGGATACGGTCTGGGGCAGATCCCACCAAATGTCAGGAAGCCTGGGGATGCACCATATAGAGTCGCTCATAACCTTCTGAAGGCACATGCCACGGTTTACCACACCTATGACAAGAAATACCGCAAATCCCAAGGCGGTCTGGTCTCCATCGCCCTCAACGCAGACTGGGCTGAGCCCAAAGATGTCAACAACCCCCGGGAAGTCATGGCTGCAGACCGTGCCCTGCAGTTTCAGCTTGGCTGGTTCGCTCACCCAATCTTCAAAACCGGTGATTACCCCGATGCCATGAAGTGGCAGGTGGGCAACAAGAGTGAGCTCCAAGGCCTACCAGGTTCCAGGCTCCCCTTGTTCACCAATGATGATAAGGCCTACATCAGAGGTACTGCTGATGTCTTCTGTATAAACACTTATACCACTAAGGTAATACGTCAAGTAACTGCCAGGCTTAGTCCTCAGTCCTATATTGACGACCGGGAcattggagaggaggaggagggtgattcCCCCACCACTGCCATCAAAGGGCAGAGGGCTGTAGCATGGGGCTTACGGAGACTCCTCAACTGGATCAAGGAGGAGTATGGAGATCCAGAGATTTATGTCACAGAGAATGGAGTACCTACGGCTCCAAAGACCACGGTGGATGACACTGACAGAATATTCTACTACAAAACCTACATTGATGAGGCTCTGAAAG CCCATGACCTGGATGGTGTGAAGGTGAGGGGTTACAGCGCCTCATCTCTTATGGACTCTTTTGAGTGGCTCAATGGGTACACAGTGGGCTTTGGTCTCCACCATGTGGACTTTACTCACCCAAGCCGACCCAGGACGCCCAAACGTTCAGCCCACTACTACTATCAAGTCATGAGGGACAACGGTTTCCCTCAATCGGAGGATGGTACACCCATTTATGGAAACTTCCGTAAAGATTTCATCTGGAGCACAGCAACAGCATCGTACCAG ATTGAGGGGGGCTGGAGAGCAGATGGAAAGGGCCTCAGTATCTGGGATAAGTTTGCCCACACTCCTCTTAGAGTGCTCAATGATGACACAGGAGATATTGCCTGTGATAGTTATAATAAGGTGGAGGAGGATGTGGCTATGCTGAGGAGGCTGAAGGTGACCCACTACCGCTTCTCTATATCCTGGTCCAGGGTGCTCCCCGATGGCACCACCAAAAACATCAACGAGGCTGGACTCAACTACTACCATAGACTGGTTGATGCACTTCTCACTGCCAACATCCAGCCTCAT ATTACCCTCTACCACTGGGACCTCCCTCAGGCTCTGCAGGATGTGGGGGGCTGGGAGAATGACAGCATCATTGACCGATTCAGAGAATATGCTGATTTTATCTTCACTCACCTTGGAGACAAAGTGAAGTTCTGGATTACCATCAATGAGCCATACAATGTAGCCAATATTGGCCACGGCTATGGAGCTGCCGCCCCAG GCATCAGCTTCAGACCTGGCACACTGCCCTACATCGTGGGCCACAACCTCATCAAAGCCCATGCCGAAGCCTGGCACCTGTACAACGATAACTACCGCACCAAGCAGGGTGGTATTATCTCCATCACAATCAACTCAGACTGGTCAGAGCCACGGAACCCTTACAAGCAGGAGGACGTAGAAGCTGCACGACGCGTTGTTCAG TTCTACATCGGCTGGTTTGCCCACCCTATATTCAATGGAGACTACAGTGATATAATGAAGAAAATCATTCGAGAGAGGAGCCTAGCAGCAGGCCTATCTAAATCACG GCTTCCTGAGTTTTCCCCTGCAGAGATCCAGAGGGTCAAGGGCACTTATGATTACTTTGGGTTCAACCACTACACAACTGTCCTGGCATTCCCTGTTGAGTATGGGAACCTACAGCACTACGATGCAGACAG GGGCGCTGGAACGATTGCTGATCGCACCTGGCTAGACTCTGGCTCCGGCTGGCTGAAGGTTTCTCCATTTGGATTCCGCAAGATCCTCAACTTCATCAAGGAGGAGTACGGCGACCCGCCCATCATCATCACAGAGAATGGGATCTCGGCGCGAGGGCCAGTGGATCTGAACGACGTCCACAGGATTCACTACTATGAGAATTACATCAATCAGGTCCTCAAAG CATATTTGCTGGATGGGGTGGATATTCGAGGCTACACAGCCTGGTCTCTAATGGACAATCTAGAGTGGGCCACTGGCTTCTCAGAGAGATTCGGCCTGTTCTATGTGAACCGTTCTGACTCCAAACTTCCACGAGTAGCCAAGAACTCTGTTGCCCGCTATGCCACCATCATCACCTGCAATGGATTCCCTGACCCCACTGTTGGGCCTCACGAGTGTTTGAATCCTGAGCCCGAAG GAACGAGTGCACCCTCCACCACCTTGCCTATCTTACCAGTCGAGAACGTGAGCTTCCTGGGTATGGAGCTGTCATCTGGCAATGCTGAGGTAGCCCTCTACAGCGTCTTTGCTCTCGCCATTACGGGTGTCCTCTCAGTTATCGCTGTGACCTATCTGTACCGGAAGTCAGACAGACCCTCTGTGGAATCTGTGAGGATGGAGAGACTCTGA